The region CACTATGTAGCTGAATTTTAGACAACAGATGTTAGACAAATCTGACATGTTGACTAATTGTTGTTCATTGGTATTGATGTTTTTGATCACATTTGTGTTAGAAGCAAATCTAAAATGTCTCTATAATGTGGATTTTGTCagtctctgaaaaaaaaaccctacattttcatttttcccacaacagctgttctttacatctttacattcatcatgaattatgtaaatgaaaatgaaatgccccaaaattaactaaaacataaaatttcattatttcaaattaagttaaaagtttaagaaaaaaacaggcatttaaaaaatgtatatttgagATATTCTATGCATATACAGTGCAAAATCTTGAGGGAAAAAAATTTGGTCAAATTAAAAGTCAGTATTTTCATAtataattttacagtaatttactggATAAAGAGTTGCATTGCATTTACcgttatgtaaaaatacaggagattactgtattttaattacaacTTATTGCTGTTTGTCtacagcagaaaaacagctaAGTCAACGCAATACCTAGTGTAGTTTAGGTGACTGTGGAGTCACAGTATGCAGTTgctatttttactgttatttacttTTGACATGCTACAGTAATATACAGAGAAAGTAGTGCAACTAGTAGTCAGtgatttactgttatttacagCAAATAGTTTTATAGTGTGCAAATGCAACCGAGCATCCGTATATCTGTGTGACGCGCATGCATGTGAAGGGGAGTCAGATTCTGAGAGGGTCAGGCTTTCGTCTAAAGTGGATGCTCATGTCGTTCAGCTACATAGCGTTTAGTTCTTTTTCATAGTTTACAGTAAGCCACGCTGTGTCAACTACATTGACAAGTCTGCGCCTTtaaatgaagacctggatgctgTTTGAAcgggttgagagaagttttgaggatgtatttacagaaaagatttgggtgactattgacatACACTGTTCGTTAGCAACATAAGTCACATAGCTACAATGTTAAACTAAAGTACTGTTTTGAGTGATCTACATCTGGATTAAGGGTGAAATTGTGTCAATTTCCTGTTTTGCAGAATAAATTCCTTTGATTCATTTCTATTTCTTGATACAGCAAACACCATCAAGCATCTAAACTGAATTTCAACTGTAAGAAATGCAGCTTTGCCTTCAGGGATGATAAAAGGTGTTTGATGTGAGCGGCTCGTTTGTAAGTTTTGCTCCTCTGTAtttttcctcatgctcttaaggAGTTTTTCCTGCTGCTGTTGCCCTTGGCAACTCTCAGGGATCTGGGCCTACACTTCTGGAAAGCCGCTTTGGGCTCctgtctgttgtaaaaagcactatatgtATAAAAAATTGAGTTGGACTGAACCGAACTGAACTTTTAGTGATGATGAAATAGCGAGACACTTTATAGCATGCATCCCAGTTGCTAATTCCACAAGGTGCTCAGCGTAACTGTCATGCTTGCCGGAAAGACcttggctaaaaaaaacacacaggccTTCAGCCTAATCAGCCAGGGTTAGGCCTAGCGCTAGTTTCATTAGCGTTTGGTGCGAGCGATTACTCTGTCTAGATTCTGTCACAGGATGTCCTGAGATGAGTCAGTTAGTCAGACAGTGTGTTCATTTACCTTCCCAGCAATCTGCAGCTAAGCTTTGACATTGAAGTGTCAGAAAAACTCTTGTGAAAGATAACAGAGCTTTACTGCTTTAACGGGTGATTGTCTACTAAAGCCAGAGCTCGCAGTACCTGCTTAAGGAAAGCCTCCTGCAGGGCAGCATGCTTGTAAGGGCAGAAATCAAACCCAGGCGTTGTTatgattaaaggggaattccactgatttttgacaatttctgcatttcaattcaattcatgaGATATGAACCAAGTCATTTAATGTGGTTtactgtgaaatggtttattgtcaaagtcaaagtttattatttatacaccgctttttacaacaggtgttgtcagcTTTATAGAAAAATCCGTGTCTGAGCCCCTGTGAGCATCGCCAGTGGCGatagtggcaaggaaaaacttcctaagagcaagaggaagaaacaatGAGAGGAAGCAAGaatcaaaaggggaacccatcctttCCTGGACCACACATCTTCAAACAGTGTTAGTATGAACTATTAGAATACAAAACggagaaaaacagatggagcACAGATTAATTAGACAGTTAAATTCTAAATAAATCTTTGTAAAATTGCTAatcttgaaaaataaaaacattttctttgtggACTCTTTCATGTAATGGGACCTAAAAGGgagctttaaaggggaattacatcCATTTTCCCAAATTCCTGAATAATTAAATTGTCAACCTGCAAAACGTtcactgttttaaaatgaaatgttcgATTCTAAAACAGTTTATCAATGTGTGAATTGTTTGCAATGGGGGTTATGGGAACCATatgtccaaagcatttaattCCTATAAAAATCTTTTAAGACCTACATCACAGGAATTGGTTACATGGAATGGCTGTTTCAAGACagtcttaaaataaaattttggcCTAAAGCAGCTAAAGTTTTGAATTATCCACCACTTTATCATGATCAACATGACACTgccatgtgtaggttcactggtggttttggatagtaagttAAATGACTATACGTGTTGTGCTGTAGTcatcgtgacccctggttcctatcaccaccattgtaaagaaatccgagtcagtacatttctctacaatacagcacaaccactctgagtgactttatttgcatctcaacaattgaattacactcaccggccactttattaggtacacctgctcaattgcttgttaacacaaatagctaatcagccaatcacatggccgcaactcaatgcaggcatgtagaggtgtattaggcatgtagaggtgatcaagacaacttgctgaagtgcagaccaagcatcagaatggggcagaaaggtgatttaagtgactttgaacgtggcatggttgttggagccagacgggctggtctgagtatttcagaaactgctgatctactaagcaaccaaaatctctgaggaatgtttccaacaccttgttgaaagtatgccacaaagaattaaggcagttctgaaggcaaaaggggatccaaccttttactagcgaggtgtacctaataaagtggccggtgagtgtattttgaaatgttgaaaaatttgaggaattctcttttaagaggcattaaactcttcagatgtctggttcctatcaccatgaCTGGGAACAATTCGGATTCattaggtttctctagaattaagcattacatatcaaaccactctcaatgactttgtcTATTTCAAAAAGATTTAACTATACCGAAAATTCTGCATTATTACGCTGCTTGTCAATAATTTGGGAAcacatgatttttattttaataataagttTTACCAAAACAGCTATTTCTTAATACTTTGGGTACATTTTGCAAACACATCAAAGTGGCATACTTTCTGTACAAAGcaggttttgcctaaataataATGAGACTGTTCTCTTTTTAAGACAatttttaaaagcacattttgaccaaaaagaaaaactgctgaCATCACAAGAGCATAAAATGCATGGCCTTAGGCTTTATTCCTGAGCTAAGAAAGTGACTAATATTGTcacaattatttacatatatgatattattttcctcaaaataaTCCTGCTtagtaattaatatattaaatgtaaattcaaCCAGTGTTTTAACATCTCTTTGTAATTAAAAAgttaatataaacaaagtcattaagagtgttttgatgtgaaatcaaaTTTGTCAAAGTTTCttacagtagcagtaataggaaccagacgtctgaagagtgtGATGCCCCTAAAACAGGGCTGCACAAAGTTGCCCCATTAGAAAGTTGCCTTAACCTCACCCTCTCACAAAAATACGGTATTACAGAGGTGTCTAAACGTTTTTCAAAGAGGGCCAGATTGCACTGTGTTAAAATACCTGAGAGCACGACATATTATTCacaaatgattcaaaatattAAGATTTCAAAATATCAGCGCATAGGATCTGAACTCTCTGTGAGCTACtgtgtttcctgtcactgtataaaagatgcacaggGCTTCTTCTTTTGCTGGATTGTTCATTCAGAGCAGATAAATTCAACAAATCAAAAATTCAAAAATCTGTTACTTTTTGTcctttacatatcaaataatcTCAGCGTAGCCATGTTTTTGCTTGCCCCCTAAAGGGTTAATATTTACTAAACTGCTGAatttgctctgttttttttttatctcaccaaaacagtcagttttcagtgtttagtttgaACTTTATGTCTGTAGTCTTGACTAAATGTCATTCAGTAAATGAAGCTGCAGGCCTGGTCagctgccaccatcaggtgaaagCAAGAACTGCAACATACTGACTGGCGGGCACCTTAAAAGACACTATAAAACAGAAGTCGGGGGCAGCATTTGGCCCTGGGGCTGGACTTTGGATACCCCTGTGCTATAGAATCCATTTAATAGTGAATTAATAACTCAATTTGAAGCCTACACATTTTGTTTAGTTATATACTGTTGGCCATCACCCACGTTGTGCTTGTGTGTTCTGAAAGATCTACAAGCTTGATACCCGAGacatattttaatgattttcatTTTGAGCGAAGGAAAAGATATTTTTACAAGTCTGTTCTTAGCGAAGGGGTACATTCAGATTGTTGTAGGGCAAAACAGTTCCCAGAGGAAACTTTTTgctttcagatttatgactagtTTGCCATCAACGTACATATAAATATTCGGAAGACGTACGTTTGTTTGGATGGTGAATAatttggctatatttgtgttgtatctCCCCCATAACTTACTGCAAACCAACAAACATGCTCATTTGTTTGAAGACATTTCGAATTTTGACCAACCCACCATGTACCCACTCAGTATGCGACTGAATGTGTCTCGCACTTAGATGCTCTCAGCCTTTACACCTTACACCTTCACTCCCAGGCACCGTGATAAAGTGCGTGCATTTGATTTGATCTGGTAAAGTGGTCATTGGCACCCAGGCTGCGAGGAAAGCCATCTTCAGGGCTATCATTTGACCCAGGCTGCTCTGGATCAAGCGTAGAGAAAATTCCCTCCATTTGCATGAGTGGCTCACATCAAAGGGACAAAGGAtggggcgagcggagcagcagGCAACAATAGGTGTGTAacgggggagggagggaggagggtcCCTTAATGAAATAGATCACCAGGACAGCCTCCGCATTTAAAGGTGGTGATGCGAGCACTAACACAGAAAACTCCGGCCCACTGCCTGCCGTGCTTTCAGCCATTCTCTTTGAGGACGGAGAGCGGAGGATCCCTAGGGAAAGCTTGAAGGGGGAGAAGTGGAACGGGTTggtcggggggtgggggggaagGAACGGGGAGGTGTCTGAATATTGGACTGCGTAATCCCATAATAGTgcacaaacacactgagaaaatttgaaaaataaaggttcttaatAATGTTCAGCTTTTTTTCCCTAGGCCtctaggaaaaacctttaaagaggaattccacccatttttcagaATCAAAGGGCATGATGTCTACAGTGCTGCTACTGAACCTACACATGTATCCTGAATTTCCagggtaaaatagtggtaaatgagaaaaaaaaagtcaattttgttgttaaacaatgtctcaggcatcaagaAGCATATTTGAAACCAATTCAcataatagctttctgtgagggggctttaaactcttcagacgtctggttcctatcaccaccactgtgaacaatcctgcCTCGGCAAGTCTCTCTAGAAGGTCGCACATGACATCAaagcaatctgaatgactttgtgagTTTGTTTCCatctgaaatgtgcagaaactttgaaaaaagcATGGAAGTCCCTTTTAAGTTCTATAGAACTGTTTAATTATATGAAGATACTTTGAACTTTAAAAAGGCTGAAAGagtctttagggaaccaaactTGATTCTTCTATAGAACTGCACCAAAGAGCTTTTCTGACTGCATACCATACTGAACCACCATCCTGCACTTTATCCATCATATTACTCcaatacagcaaaaaaatgGAAGTTTTGCAGGCCTAATCTCCCGGCTCGATTTCCTCTTACACACTTTATAAACCAGTGACAATGCCCATTTTCCCTGACTAAAGCCCCATAGTCTAAGCTTGGTAACACAGGGCTGGCCCAGTCTATTGAAGCCTCTCCTGAAAGAGTCTCTCAAggtttaatttgcatttgaacCAGAGCCACCCCCTTTCACATGCAAACCCAGCTACTTCATCTAAATATTTGCATTGCTTTGACCCAACTTCTCTGTGTCTTATTATAGCACGTGAAGAGACTAAGATGGGAAACCGGAGTCTTTTTCATCCGCGCTTCCACTCATGTGAACGCGAGCGCAATATACGCACAGATTACATTGAAATAATAGTAGCATTGTGGATGAgaacaagagagggagaaagagcacTTTAGGAAAAAACCTGTTTGATTCTGTGGGATAACATGGGTCAACTCaatgagttgggggggggggggcattacTTTGTCAGAATGTTAAATCTTAAATAAgagaaaataattaatgaaaaataaataataataaaaacgaGAATGTAAAATTTAACATAAACTGAATTTTTTGGTGTAGTTCCACAAGACTACCCTACACAAAAACCCCAACATAAAAAGGTGCCACAAAAGGCTCCCTGAGTGACGCCACGGAAAAAACACCAAAGGTTCCCCAAAGAACCGTGCTTCAAAAACGGCGTGTGAAGGTTTCAAGAGCATAATGTTTACCAAATGAAGGGTTCCTCCAGAAACCTTTACAACCTTTACATCACGTGGACGTTCAAACCGGTTCCCACTCACACATCACatttatgaaacaaaaattaCAGGTTCTTCAAGGAACCTGTATATGATGTGAAGggtctttaaactttaaaggaTTCTTCTCACCTCATTTACCAGTGAGAACTATCAATTGAAAGGTTTCCAAGTGGTTCTccgtgcaaagaaccttttattgTTAAGAATGCAGATGAACCATATAACCAATTTGGTACCACCTTACTATGTACAactttatgaatggtttaaaatcaGTTTATTTATGGTTATTAATTAGATCTTAGAACTCATTAATAAACGGGTGTAACACAAAGATAAAAAGGTCAGCAGTGAGCTGCTGTATCTGATCAAGATGACAatcagattgatggattgaTTAAAAAGACAAGTAACCAGCAAAATATGAGGTTTAACAATAGAGAGATGGATGAGGGTTCACTATTTGGCAAGCAGCAGGTCACCAATTAATAACCAGTAATAAACAaattttaacccattcatgagCCGTTACTTATTAAGCGGTACTATcagttttgaataaaataatgaacGCCATGGTAAAAATATAGGACATTTTATTatcttttccaaaaaaaaggcACTTTTCTCTCTTTGGCCCACTGATAGCTTGTTTACAGAGACATGGGCCCTTCAATACTGTTCTGTGAGAAACAATGACCGaactaaattaaatatatttatatatatttatatacacaataaATAAGAACACTTAAACACATAAATGCCATGAACTGAGCTAAATCTGGACAGGAACATGTCTTATGCTCGTACTCCCCATGCAGgaccttttttgtgttttgaaccTTATTTGACTGCATATGTGAAGTTTTTGCACTTCTACAGTGAGCAACAACGAACATGCTGGGTTGGTTTGTTAGTGATTAGGCCTAGTCCTGGAATATATTTGCTGGATCCAGGACTTGGCTTAATCTCTGGGAAAACCAAAGCATTCCCTTTACGTGTAAAACACTGATTATCAGTCCACTCCGTAAGCTTTAAGCAGCAACTTTTGGCTTTCTGCTTGTCTGTATTCCACAAATTTCTCTCACAAACTGTCCTTCAAAAATTGTGCCTGCTGTCACAAAGTGTTGCACGCACAGGGAGGTGTAGTGTAAGTCCATACAGTACATTACAGATGAGGTCACTCTCTCCATTtcgcacacacaacacacacacactcgctccaGTTCCTCTCATACATGCGTGGGGCTGTCTGAGTAAGGGTCAGTCTTGGACATGTGCAGTACCACGGCAGGGGCTTTGTAATGGCAGTGGGTGCTGCTACAGCTCCCTCCGCTACAGTGCTTCCTGCTAGTCCTGTCTGCCAGCTTGCGACTGCACAGACCCTGCCAGGTCTGCAGGGTCTTGGAGCTCCACACCCATACCCCACTGGTGATGCCCACCACCAGTGACATGAAAATCTTCAACATGAAGACCGCCACAGCGGGCACTGAAGCCTCTAGGCTGCAGTCCTCGTTCCTGCGGCCCGGGAAGGTGACACACTTGCTCTCCAGGCCACGGAACTTCCAGTAGTCCATGTTGAGACGCTCGTAGAAATAGCAGACAATGACGCAGGTTGCCGGGACGGTGTAGAGGACAGAATAGATGCCGATCTTGACCATGagcttctccagcttctccGTGTTGGTGCCCTCTGTCTTCATGACCTTCCGGATGTGGAAGAGCGCCACAAAGCCGGTGAGCACGAAGGATGTCCCGATGACCAGGTAGAAGGACAGGGGCACCAGGACGAAGCCCGTCAGTGCCCCCACGTCCATGCTGCCTACATAGCACAGGCCCGTCAGCTCATCGCCTGCCACCTTCCTCATGGTAAGGATGACGATGGTCTTCAGTGCAGGGATGCCCCAGGCAGCCATGTGGAAGTAGCTGCTGTGGGACTCGATGGCCTCGTGGCCCCATTTTTTGCCCGCAGCCAGGAACCatgtgagtgtgagtatgaCCCACCAGATGGAGCTGGCCATGCCAAAATAGTAGAGGATGAGGAAGACTATGGTGCAGCCCGTGCTCTCAAGCCCCTCTTGGATGATATACAGCTCCCCATTCTCGCGGTCACAAGCAATGTTCTCCGCTCCAGCGACCGAGCGGATGATGAAGGCTACCGAGTAAACGTTGTAGCACATGGAGAGGAAGATGATGGGCCTCTCAGGGTACTGGAAGCGATGTGGGTCCAGGAGGAAGGTGAGGACTGTGAAAGCTGTGGAAACAAAGCACAGTGTGGACCACACGGCCATCCAGATGAAAGCAAAGTCCTTGTCCTGCCTTGACCAGAAGACGTCAACAGCTGAAGAGCAGCGTGGGGCGCAAGACTCGCTCTTCTCCACGTACTGAAACTTCTCTGGGTTCTCGCAGGCCCCCACAGGGCCCCCTGGGCGTCCGGTTCCTGAGCCAGGCTGCCTGGGTCGAGGAGGCACTGGCAGCATGCCTTCCCCTTTCTTAGTCTCGGGCTTGGTGTCGTTCTCTGGAGCCTCCATGCACAATGCGTTTGGGTCGTTCCTGGTGGGCAGTTTGGAGCAGTCCAGAGAATCAGGCCATGCGTAGTTAAACTTCTCCATGATGGGGGAGCACTTCTGACGGGCCTGTTCGCACATGGGCCTGCAGGCAGGGATGGAGGTGGACACCTGGTCAGTGCACATGGGCGCGTAGAGGGAGCAGAGGAAGAAGCGCAAGTGGACATCACAACCGTACTCCACCAGTGGTGCAAATTCATTCAGTTTGATGGCAGCCTCCTTCTGGCTGTCATGGTCCATGAAGTTGGGCATCCGAGTGAGGTTGTATCCGATGCCCTGGCACATCGGGATGACGATGGGCTCACACTTGGCTGGTCTCCCCCTCTCGAAGTCGTAGGAGCTGATCTCCAGACTGGACGCCGCGATGACGAGCTGGCACCACAGTGAAATCACCACCTTCAGAGGTGAGCCCTCCATGCTGGCTTATGTACGGAACTTTCCTGGCATATAAGGACTTGTTAAGAGATTATTCTGCTGGGATTAAACAACTATCCTCGCACTCCGGTAATGCATCTCGgttaaatatgaacaaaaagaTGACGAACCCACGTTTCCTGGCTGACAAGACAGACACAATAAGTCCTCAGATGAGAGGCACACAGCCGCTTGtactgcagctccacagctgcTGGAGCGAAAAGCGTGTCAGCGTGAACTCCTGCAGCGCCTCACCGCGTAAACACGAACAACGGGAGCGAGATGGTCCGAGCAGATAGACGCACAAACGGGTCCTTATCGCGGCTCTCCGGTTGCAGACGGCTGGCGCGGTGCATGCCGTGGGGCAGCGCGGGGTCACTTCACTCTCTGCGGGTTTCTCTTCCAGCCCACAGCGCGGTGCCTCTCCCCGCTCCTCCACGAGCCAACACTGAACTTTCTCTTCCCTCCTCGCTCCTCTAAAAAACGCGGGGGCGGGCGATTCGTGACGTAGCTCTTCTCACACCCGTTTTGCgacaagccccgcccactcTGTGAAGACTGGCTGGTAGTGTCTCGCGTcctgcgctgtgattggctggtagTGTCTCGCCTcctgcgctgtgattggctggctgCACAGCGTCCTCTGCGCTCGGATTAGCCCGTGCGTTTCTGCCTCTGCGCGCTTTGGACTCCCGCGTTCCGCGCCTGCTGCCCGTGTTTACGCTGTGAAAAGTGTAGGAGGTCACGTTTTCGCTCCAACTGCTGTGGAACTGAGGAGATAAAAGCCTTTGGGTTCTTCTCACGAAACATGACGAACACTGGGACCCAGCCTGAAATGATGGTTTTATGGTTTTTGTTTTGAAGTTTGAACAACGATGCCCGGTTGGAAAGTAAACCAGAAAGATTTGTTGTGATTTTAAACTCACTTTCCCAACGCAAGTCACCACATTCTCATTACCAtacgatagatagatagatagatagatagatagatagatagatagatagatagatagatagatagatagatagacggacggacggacagacagacagacagatagatagatagatagatagatagatagatagatagatagatagatagatagatagatagatagaataaaagatttaggtaaaaaaaagtatataaaaatacTCTTGTaggaaaacatacttttaaatgttgtgttttatattttattaggtTTACTTTTTATTTCAAGCGAACGGACTGTTTACAGACACAGTGACTCTGCCGCGGACTTCAGGTTTGTAGATCCGATTGGTGGACCGTTTGTGAGTATGAACCATTAGCCAATCCTAGCCCAGGATGCGTAACGCCACTAGCCAATCGTAGCTGAGGAGGCGGGGTTTGCCGGAATACAGGTGGGAAATAAATAGTCCACCTACAGCTCAACAGGCGAGTCCACTGAACTCAATGCAGCTTCTGTTTCCAGGCAAGCGACCTAACGAAGTGAAATGATTTACTTCAGAACTAGAGAGACTGAATTATGGAGCTTtatggaggagagaggaggagaggagaggagaggagaggagaggagaggagaggagaggagaggagactcATTCGAGGCAGTTATATATACCTGGGAATATGACAGTTAGGATTTGTCTTGCAGGGGCCAAATGACGTGTTTTCATCTTCAGCACAATTTCCAGTGTTTCGAGTGTTAAAATGtcttgattattattatattatatactgcATTATTGGTTTGGCTTAAAATGATCGAGTACAgactaaaaaaagatggttcatcctttaaagggttctatagtaaCGTGAATAGTTCTGTTTAGAACACtgagttctataaagaacaatttgcatgcttaaatggcctTTTGTGTGttg is a window of Pygocentrus nattereri isolate fPygNat1 chromosome 7, fPygNat1.pri, whole genome shotgun sequence DNA encoding:
- the fzd9b gene encoding frizzled-9b yields the protein MEGSPLKVVISLWCQLVIAASSLEISSYDFERGRPAKCEPIVIPMCQGIGYNLTRMPNFMDHDSQKEAAIKLNEFAPLVEYGCDVHLRFFLCSLYAPMCTDQVSTSIPACRPMCEQARQKCSPIMEKFNYAWPDSLDCSKLPTRNDPNALCMEAPENDTKPETKKGEGMLPVPPRPRQPGSGTGRPGGPVGACENPEKFQYVEKSESCAPRCSSAVDVFWSRQDKDFAFIWMAVWSTLCFVSTAFTVLTFLLDPHRFQYPERPIIFLSMCYNVYSVAFIIRSVAGAENIACDRENGELYIIQEGLESTGCTIVFLILYYFGMASSIWWVILTLTWFLAAGKKWGHEAIESHSSYFHMAAWGIPALKTIVILTMRKVAGDELTGLCYVGSMDVGALTGFVLVPLSFYLVIGTSFVLTGFVALFHIRKVMKTEGTNTEKLEKLMVKIGIYSVLYTVPATCVIVCYFYERLNMDYWKFRGLESKCVTFPGRRNEDCSLEASVPAVAVFMLKIFMSLVVGITSGVWVWSSKTLQTWQGLCSRKLADRTSRKHCSGGSCSSTHCHYKAPAVVLHMSKTDPYSDSPTHV